A genome region from Oryzias latipes chromosome 2, ASM223467v1 includes the following:
- the LOC111948628 gene encoding zinc finger protein 436-like, which yields MSSLQSLRELISERLAAAAEEIFRLCEGTIVQYEQELCRQRRLLDIAWKPQLQLHSIALPQHWMTEEEDLCNQQRNLSVEQEEPEQIRVELHDPEPPQIKEEPDEPEPEEFFIIQDEGQLDLKQETDTLMEIPTYEEDKNSEADLNNQQSFNVTDGECEEGSQQEVNQDEDSTSTTDEETDTQNRDQRKRRVQSVESSHMSEVLPKHWVIKEEDLCNLQRNFRVEQDDREPPHYEEQEEPEPLHYKEEPEEQEPSEMKEEPEEQEPSEMKEEPEEPFIGQYEELDLKQETDTLMEIPTYEEEEDSELTDCQDEEVNQHEESTSTTDEETDPQNRDQRKRRDRSHVQSADSSHMSESQCDFDVRINPNKSALVKKRKRSPKEERLSSIRSGKNSRITSNPSDYMGTGSDEKCYICKECGKSFCNISLFEIHIRIHAEDKRFPCTECEKSFTRKSNLKTHMRTHTGEKPFTCKECNTSFNQISGLRIHMRTHTREQPFSCEECKKSFNQISNLITHMRTHTGERPFTCKECNKSFNQISNLQKHMRTHTGEKPFSCKECKRSFNQISNLQKHMITHTGEKPFSCEKCKRSFNQISNLQKHMRTHTDEKPFSCEKCNKSFNQISNLKTHMRTHTGEKPFFCKECNKSFNQISNLQKHMSTHKGEKPSKM from the exons atgtcttcccttcagtctctgagagagttgatcagcgagcgactagctgctgctgctgaagaaatcttcagactctgtgaaggaaccatcgtccagtacgagcaggagctctgtcgtcagcgcagactgctggacATAGCGTGGAAACCACAGCTTCAGCTTCACTCTATAG CCCTCCCCCAGCATTGGATGACAGAAGAGGAAGATCTCTgcaaccagcagaggaacttGAGCGTGGagcaggaggaaccagaacagATTAGAGTGGAACTGCATgatccagaacctccacagatcaaagaggaaccagatgaaccagaaccagaagaaTTCTTCATCATTCAGGATGAAGGTCAGCTggatctgaagcaggagactgataccttgatggagattcctacttatgaGGAGGATaagaacagtgaagcagatctaaacaaccagcagagctttaatgtaactgatgGTGAGTGTGAAGAAGGAAGCCAACAAGAAGTAAACCAAGATGAAGattcaacatcaactacagatgaagagacagacacacaaaacagagatcagaggaagagaagagtcCAAAGTGTGGAGAGCTCTCACATGTCAGAAG TCCTCCCCAAGCATTGGGTGATTAAAGAGGAGGATCTCTGCAACCTGCAAAGGAACTTCAGAGTGGAACAGGATGATCGAGAACCTCCACATTATGAAGagcaggaggaaccagaacctctacATTATAAAGAGGAGCCAGAGGAACAAGAACCTTCAGAGATGAAAGAGGAGCCAGAGGAACAAGAACCTTCAGAGATGAAAGAGGAGCCAGAGGAACCCTTCATCGGTCAGTATGAGgagcttgatctgaagcaggagactgataccttaatggagattcctacttatgaggaagaggaggacagtGAACTAACTGATTGTCAGGATGAAGAAGTAAACCAACAcgaagaatcaacatcaactacagatgaagagacagacccacagaacagagatcagaggaagagaagagacagaagTCATGTCCAAAGTGCGGACAGCTCTCACATGTCAGAAAGTCAGTGTGACTTTGATGTTAGAATAAATCCTAACAAATCAGCCTTGGTTAAGAAACGTAAACGATCTCCAAAAGAAGAGAGACTTTCCTCTATCAGGTCTGGCAAAAACTCCAGAATAACTAGTAATCCGTCTGACTATATGGGAACTGGATCTGATGAAAAATGTTATATCTGCAAAGAATGTGGTAAAAGCTTTTGTAACATATCTCTGTTCGAAATACACATAAGAATCCATGCAGAAGATAAGCGATTTCCTTGTACagaatgtgaaaaaagttttactCGGAAATctaatctcaaaacacacatgagaactcacacaggcgAGAAGCCCTTcacttgtaaagaatgtaatacaagttttaatcaaatatctgGTCTTAGaatacacatgagaactcacacacgAGAACAGCCTTTTTCATgtgaagaatgtaaaaaaagctttaatcaAATATCTAATCTCATAACACACATGAGAACACACACAGGAGAAAGGCCTTTTACTTGTAAAGAATGCAACaaaagttttaatcaaatatctaatctccaaaaacacatgagaactcacacaggagaaaagcccttttcttgtaaagaatgtaaaagaagttttaatcaaatatctaATCTTCAAAAACACATGATAacccacacaggagaaaagcccttttcttgtgaaaaatgtaaaagaagttttaatcaaatatctaATCTCCAAAAACACATGAGAACCCACACAGATGAAAAGCCCTTTTCTtgtgaaaaatgtaataaatcttttaatcaaatatcaaatctcaaaacacacatgagaactcacacaggagaaaagcctttcttttgtaaagaatgtaacaaaagttttaatcaaatatccAATCTCCAAAAACACATGAGCACTCACAAAGGAGAGAAGCCTTCAAAAATGTGA
- the LOC111948730 gene encoding uncharacterized protein LOC111948730 — MSSEPQEGSVSEQLSAAEGTIVQYEQELCRQRRLLDSSWNPQLQLLLHHILVLPQHWVTEEEDLCNQQRNFRVEQEEPEPPQIKEELQDPEPPQVKEEPEELFIIQDEGWLDLKQETDTLMEIPTYEEDENSEADLNNQQSFNVTDSQDEEVNQDEESTSTSDEETDPLNRDQRKRRDRSHVQSVDSSHMSAGQCDSETI, encoded by the exons atgtcttcagaacctcaggaaggttctgtcagcgaacaactttctgctgctgaaggaaccatcgtccagtacgagcaggagctctgtcgtcagcgcagactgctggatagcAGCTGGAACCCACAGCTTCAGCTACTACTACACCACATACTAG tcctcccccagcattgggtgacagaagaggaagatctctgcaaccagcagaggaacttcagagtggaacaggaagaaccagaacctccacagattaaagaggaactgcaggatccagaacctccacaggTTAAGGAGGAACCAGAGGAACTCTTCATCATTCAGGATGAAGGTTggcttgatctgaagcaggagactgataccttgatggagattcctacttatgaggaagatgagaacagtgaagcagatctaaacaatcagcagagctttaatgtaactgatagtcaggatgaGGAAGTAAACCAAGATGAAGAATCTACATCAACttcagatgaagagacagacccactgaacagagatcagaggaagagaagagacagaagtcatgtccaaagtgtggacagctctcacatgtcagcaggtcagtgtgactcagaaaccatataa